A part of Homoserinibacter sp. YIM 151385 genomic DNA contains:
- a CDS encoding phosphotransferase family protein, which yields MEQHEDAELVAAAAAILGRELEPVRVLTAGQHARTMLLRTAHGGEPGPRELVARGFPPGDPAVADEVGILARLGPLGAAAPRLLGHGSWTGGEIILTTAIPGGTPPPELPLDVVARELGTVLARIHELDGRGLPIGPDAPPEGRHPVIARARAEWPELDRAELVLGHGDFWSGNAVWADGRLTGVVDWSGARQTPRGVDLAWARMDLALLGSADAAETLLDAYERAAGRAIPDMVSWDVHAASRAVERVGTWAPNYAGIGRADLASAELHRRMDMWVESLPPAR from the coding sequence ATGGAGCAGCATGAGGACGCCGAGCTGGTCGCGGCCGCGGCGGCGATCCTCGGGCGCGAGCTCGAGCCGGTCCGCGTGCTCACCGCGGGGCAGCACGCCCGCACGATGCTGCTGCGCACCGCCCACGGCGGCGAGCCCGGCCCGCGCGAGCTCGTCGCCCGGGGGTTCCCGCCCGGCGATCCCGCCGTCGCGGACGAGGTCGGCATCCTCGCCCGGCTCGGACCGCTCGGCGCGGCGGCGCCCCGGCTGCTCGGGCACGGATCCTGGACCGGCGGCGAGATCATCCTCACGACCGCGATCCCGGGCGGCACCCCGCCGCCCGAGCTGCCGCTCGACGTCGTGGCCCGCGAGCTCGGCACGGTCCTGGCACGCATCCACGAGCTCGACGGCCGGGGTCTGCCCATCGGTCCCGACGCGCCGCCGGAGGGACGGCATCCCGTGATCGCGCGCGCTCGCGCCGAATGGCCGGAGCTCGATCGCGCCGAGCTCGTGCTCGGTCACGGCGACTTCTGGAGCGGCAACGCGGTGTGGGCCGACGGCCGGCTCACGGGCGTCGTCGACTGGTCGGGCGCGCGGCAGACGCCGCGCGGCGTCGATCTCGCCTGGGCGCGGATGGATCTCGCGCTCCTCGGCTCGGCGGATGCGGCCGAGACGCTGCTCGACGCCTACGAGCGGGCGGCCGGGCGCGCCATCCCCGACATGGTGTCGTGGGATGTGCACGCCGCGTCGCGCGCGGTCGAGCGCGTCGGGACCTGGGCGCCGAACTACGCCGGCATCGGCCGCGCCGACCTCGCCTCGGCCGAGCTGCATCGCCGGATGGACATGTGGGTGGAGAGCCTCCCGCCAGCGCGGTGA
- a CDS encoding YciI family protein yields the protein MRYTLLLHYPEMAPEELGEEMLQEGQRAFAAYAQALRGAGVLLGAEVLQPSSATTTVSAATGELRVQDGPFADTKEQLGGIVVIDVPDLDAALGWARQAPPVAWGAVEIRPGATHTVDGTWVPNA from the coding sequence ATGCGATACACGCTGCTGCTGCACTATCCGGAGATGGCGCCCGAGGAGCTGGGCGAGGAGATGCTGCAGGAGGGCCAGCGCGCCTTCGCCGCCTACGCGCAGGCGCTGCGCGGCGCCGGGGTCCTGCTCGGCGCCGAGGTCCTCCAGCCCTCGAGCGCCACGACCACCGTCTCGGCGGCGACCGGCGAGCTGCGCGTCCAGGACGGTCCCTTCGCCGACACGAAGGAGCAGCTGGGCGGCATCGTCGTCATCGACGTACCCGACCTGGATGCCGCCCTCGGCTGGGCGAGGCAGGCACCCCCCGTGGCGTGGGGCGCCGTCGAGATCCGACCCGGCGCGACCCACACGGTCGACGGGACGTGGGTGCCGAACGCGTGA
- a CDS encoding heavy metal translocating P-type ATPase: MTCASCATRIERKLNRLPGVEASVNYATEKARVRGSGESAGALPDEAALIAAVASAGYRATIPAPPEETPDAADAGDAGDAGSAAEDEETRVLRRRLVISAALALPVLLLSMVPALQFENWQWLALTLAAPVAVWGAWPFHRAAAVNLRHGAATMDTLISVGVLAALGWSLYALFLGDAGMPGMHMTFTLLGRPEAGASEIYLEVAAVVTVFILAGRYAEARAKRSSSAALRALLELGAKDAAVLRDGVERRIPIAQLQVGDRVVVRPGERIPSDGLVVEGASAIDASMLTGESAPVEVEAGSRVVGATNNIGGRLLVEITRIGADTELARIRRLMVEAQTGKAQVQRLADRISAIFVPVVIGLAVIAFAAWALGGAPLEIAFTAAVTTLIIACPCALGLATPTALLVGTGRGSQLGILIRGPQVLEQTKRIDTIVLDKTGTVTEGRMSVSAVVPAPGIERDRLLALAAGVEDGSEHPVARAIVQEAGAGFPTAADFASHAGMGVQGVVDERLVVAGRPAWIGEHWSIELGGLAAEAARLEDDGATVIAVAADGVPLGLVAVADTVKPTSAAAIAELRRLGIRPVLVTGDNAGAAAAVARELGIEEVRAGVTPAGKLDAIRELQAAGRVVAMAGDGVNDAAALAAADLGLAMGGGTDAAIAASDITIVGDDLLLVADAIRLARRTLRVIQGNLFWAFAYNVAAIPVAMLALLSPVLAGAAMAASSVLVVLNSLRLRRFRATGAPEVARAVRPTGSDRDAAPLYETGRARPHPARPAR; the protein is encoded by the coding sequence ATGACCTGCGCGAGCTGCGCGACCCGGATCGAGCGCAAGCTCAACCGGCTCCCCGGCGTCGAGGCGAGCGTCAACTACGCCACCGAGAAGGCGCGCGTGCGGGGGAGCGGCGAGAGCGCCGGGGCGCTGCCGGACGAGGCCGCGCTCATCGCCGCCGTCGCGTCCGCGGGGTACCGGGCCACCATCCCCGCGCCGCCCGAGGAGACGCCGGACGCCGCCGACGCGGGGGATGCGGGGGATGCCGGGTCGGCCGCCGAGGACGAGGAGACGCGCGTGCTCCGCCGGCGGCTCGTGATCAGCGCCGCCCTCGCGCTGCCGGTGCTGCTCCTCTCGATGGTCCCCGCCCTCCAGTTCGAGAACTGGCAGTGGCTCGCGCTGACGCTCGCCGCGCCCGTCGCCGTGTGGGGCGCGTGGCCCTTCCACCGCGCCGCCGCCGTGAACCTCCGGCACGGCGCCGCCACCATGGACACGCTCATCAGCGTCGGCGTGCTCGCCGCCCTCGGCTGGTCGCTGTACGCCCTGTTCCTCGGCGACGCCGGCATGCCCGGCATGCACATGACCTTCACGCTGCTGGGGCGGCCCGAGGCGGGCGCATCCGAGATCTACCTCGAGGTCGCCGCCGTCGTGACCGTCTTCATCCTCGCCGGGCGCTACGCCGAGGCGCGGGCGAAGCGCTCCTCCTCGGCGGCGCTGCGCGCGCTGCTCGAGCTCGGGGCGAAGGACGCGGCGGTGCTCCGCGACGGGGTCGAGCGCCGCATCCCGATCGCGCAGCTGCAGGTCGGCGACCGTGTCGTGGTGCGTCCCGGCGAGCGCATCCCCTCCGACGGGCTCGTCGTCGAGGGCGCCTCCGCGATCGACGCGAGCATGCTCACGGGCGAGTCGGCGCCGGTCGAGGTCGAGGCCGGCTCGCGCGTCGTCGGCGCGACGAACAACATCGGCGGCCGGCTCCTCGTCGAGATCACGCGCATCGGCGCCGACACGGAGCTCGCCCGCATCCGCCGGCTCATGGTGGAGGCGCAGACCGGCAAGGCGCAGGTGCAGCGGCTCGCCGACCGCATCTCGGCCATCTTCGTGCCGGTCGTGATCGGGCTCGCCGTCATCGCCTTCGCGGCCTGGGCGCTCGGCGGCGCCCCGCTCGAGATCGCCTTCACGGCGGCCGTGACGACTCTCATCATCGCCTGCCCGTGCGCGCTCGGCCTCGCGACGCCGACCGCGCTCCTCGTCGGCACCGGCCGCGGATCGCAGCTCGGCATCCTCATCCGCGGGCCTCAGGTGCTCGAGCAGACGAAGCGCATCGACACCATCGTGCTCGACAAGACGGGCACCGTGACGGAGGGCCGGATGTCGGTCTCGGCCGTCGTGCCCGCGCCCGGCATCGAGCGAGACCGGCTGCTCGCGCTCGCGGCGGGCGTCGAGGACGGCTCCGAGCACCCCGTCGCGCGCGCGATCGTGCAGGAGGCCGGGGCCGGCTTCCCGACGGCCGCCGACTTCGCCTCCCACGCCGGGATGGGCGTGCAGGGCGTCGTCGACGAGCGGCTCGTCGTCGCCGGCCGCCCCGCGTGGATCGGCGAGCACTGGTCGATCGAGCTCGGCGGGCTGGCGGCGGAGGCAGCGCGGCTCGAGGATGACGGCGCGACCGTCATCGCGGTCGCCGCCGACGGCGTCCCGCTCGGGCTCGTCGCCGTCGCCGACACCGTGAAGCCGACGAGCGCGGCCGCCATCGCGGAGCTGCGCCGCCTCGGCATCCGCCCCGTCCTCGTGACGGGCGACAACGCGGGCGCGGCCGCCGCGGTCGCGCGCGAGCTCGGCATCGAGGAGGTGCGCGCGGGCGTCACCCCCGCCGGCAAGCTCGACGCGATCCGCGAGCTCCAGGCCGCGGGCCGCGTCGTCGCAATGGCGGGCGACGGCGTCAACGACGCGGCGGCGCTCGCCGCAGCGGACCTCGGCCTCGCGATGGGCGGGGGCACGGATGCGGCGATCGCGGCGAGCGACATCACGATCGTGGGCGACGACCTCCTGCTCGTCGCCGACGCGATCCGCCTCGCCCGCCGGACGCTCCGCGTGATCCAGGGCAACCTGTTCTGGGCCTTCGCCTACAACGTCGCGGCGATCCCCGTGGCGATGCTCGCCCTCCTCAGCCCCGTGCTCGCGGGGGCGGCGATGGCGGCGTCCTCGGTGCTCGTGGTGCTCAACAGCCTGCGGCTGCGGCGGTTCCGGGCGACGGGGGCGCCGGAGGTCGCGCGCGCGGTCCGGCCGACGGGCTCGGACCGGGATGCGGCACCGCTCTACGAGACGGGCCGGGCGCGGCCCCATCCCGCCCGTCCCGCGAGGTAG
- a CDS encoding FHA domain-containing protein FhaB/FipA, which yields MSELTLLVLRIAFLILMWGFVFFIVYTLRSDLFGQRARKMPAESEYPSSPMSSRPEPSGAAASPSTPPLALPTEPVGRAVPAASDRTARRLVITSGPRAGIEIDLPAEQLTIGRSSESGLVIRDDYTSTHHARLMLWNDQWVVQDLDSTNGTFLDGQRVTLPTPIPMNSSVTIGKTSFELRR from the coding sequence TTGAGCGAGCTCACCCTGCTGGTCCTCCGGATCGCGTTCCTCATCCTCATGTGGGGCTTCGTCTTCTTCATCGTCTACACGCTCCGCTCCGACCTGTTCGGCCAGCGCGCGCGGAAGATGCCCGCGGAGTCGGAGTACCCGAGCTCGCCGATGAGCTCGCGCCCCGAGCCCTCCGGCGCGGCCGCATCCCCCTCCACCCCGCCGCTCGCCCTCCCGACCGAGCCGGTCGGCCGGGCCGTGCCCGCCGCCTCCGATCGCACCGCGCGCCGCCTCGTCATCACGAGCGGCCCGCGCGCCGGCATCGAGATCGACCTGCCCGCCGAGCAGCTCACGATCGGCCGCTCGAGCGAGTCGGGCCTCGTGATCCGCGACGACTACACCTCGACGCACCACGCGCGCCTCATGCTCTGGAACGACCAGTGGGTGGTCCAGGATCTAGACTCGACGAACGGCACCTTCCTCGACGGCCAGCGCGTCACACTCCCGACGCCCATCCCCATGAACTCATCCGTGACCATCGGCAAGACCAGCTTCGAGCTGCGGCGGTGA
- the nhaA gene encoding Na+/H+ antiporter NhaA, with the protein MPGTDTHTARTGRPGARARIRRVLSLETTSGILLLAAAALALAWANSPLRDGYAAVSSTVVGPAAIHLDLSLATWAADGLLAVFFFVVGVELKHEFVAGSLRSPREAAVPVLAAVGGMAVPALVFSGVVLAAGDTVALHGWAIPTATDIAFALGVLAVFGRGLPVALRTFLLTLAVVDDLLAIVVIAVFYTASIQILALLGALAAVAVFGLVIRSRFSRWWLLIPVALVAWVLMHESGVHATIAGVLMGFTVPARPVHGESEPRTHQLEGAVRPWSTAVALPVFAFFSAGVSVADGGGFGELVAQPVLIAIAAGLVLGKLVGVLGMTALITRLTPLRLPDSIGIRDLLPVGFLTGIGFTVSLLITELSFPDAEHTDAAKLAVLLGSGISAVLAALWLRWDARQARLADMNEDGVPDRDLRRIGD; encoded by the coding sequence GTGCCCGGCACCGACACCCACACCGCCCGAACCGGTCGCCCGGGCGCCCGCGCCCGCATCCGCCGCGTCCTGAGCCTCGAGACGACGAGCGGCATCCTGCTCCTCGCGGCCGCCGCCCTCGCGCTGGCCTGGGCGAACTCGCCGCTCCGCGACGGCTACGCCGCCGTCTCCTCCACGGTGGTCGGGCCGGCCGCGATCCACCTCGATCTGAGCCTCGCCACCTGGGCGGCCGACGGCCTCCTCGCCGTGTTCTTCTTCGTGGTCGGGGTGGAGCTCAAGCACGAGTTCGTCGCCGGCAGCCTCCGCAGCCCGCGCGAGGCGGCGGTGCCCGTGCTTGCCGCGGTCGGCGGGATGGCGGTGCCGGCGCTCGTCTTCAGCGGCGTCGTGCTCGCGGCCGGCGACACGGTCGCACTCCACGGCTGGGCGATCCCCACCGCGACCGACATCGCCTTCGCCCTCGGCGTGCTCGCGGTCTTCGGGCGGGGGCTGCCGGTCGCGCTCCGCACCTTCCTGCTGACCCTCGCGGTCGTCGACGACCTGCTCGCGATCGTCGTCATCGCCGTCTTCTACACGGCATCCATCCAGATCCTCGCCCTGCTCGGCGCCCTCGCCGCCGTGGCCGTCTTCGGGCTCGTGATCCGCTCGCGCTTCTCGCGCTGGTGGCTGCTCATCCCGGTCGCGCTCGTCGCCTGGGTGCTCATGCACGAGTCGGGTGTCCACGCGACGATCGCGGGCGTGCTCATGGGCTTCACGGTGCCGGCGCGACCCGTGCACGGCGAGTCCGAGCCGCGCACGCACCAGCTCGAGGGCGCGGTGCGGCCCTGGTCGACCGCGGTGGCCCTGCCCGTGTTCGCGTTCTTCTCCGCCGGCGTCTCCGTCGCCGACGGCGGCGGCTTCGGCGAGCTCGTCGCGCAGCCCGTGCTCATCGCGATCGCGGCGGGCCTCGTGCTCGGCAAGCTCGTCGGCGTGCTCGGCATGACGGCGCTCATCACGCGCCTCACCCCGCTGCGCCTGCCCGACTCGATCGGCATCCGCGACCTGCTCCCGGTCGGCTTCCTCACCGGCATCGGCTTCACGGTGTCGCTGCTCATCACGGAGCTGTCCTTCCCGGATGCCGAGCACACGGATGCCGCCAAGCTCGCCGTGCTCCTCGGCTCGGGCATCTCGGCGGTGCTCGCCGCCCTCTGGCTCCGCTGGGACGCCCGCCAGGCCCGCCTCGCCGACATGAACGAGGACGGCGTGCCGGATCGGGACCTGCGCCGCATCGGGGACTGA
- a CDS encoding DMT family transporter — translation MPWIVLLASAVLEAVWATALGRSEGLTQPLPTLVFLVALVLSMLGLGRAARGIPIGTAYAVWVGVGAALTVAIAIVSGEEPLSPWKLVFLAGIVGAVIGLKLVPSSPAAAEAPAPDGIAPAEPRG, via the coding sequence ATGCCGTGGATCGTGCTGCTCGCGAGCGCCGTCCTCGAGGCGGTCTGGGCGACCGCGCTCGGCCGCTCCGAGGGCCTCACCCAGCCTCTCCCGACGCTCGTGTTCCTCGTCGCGCTCGTGCTGAGCATGCTCGGCCTGGGGCGCGCCGCCCGCGGCATCCCGATCGGCACCGCCTACGCGGTGTGGGTGGGGGTCGGCGCGGCGCTCACCGTCGCGATCGCGATCGTCTCGGGCGAGGAGCCGCTCTCGCCCTGGAAGCTCGTGTTCCTCGCCGGCATCGTCGGCGCGGTCATCGGGCTCAAGCTCGTGCCCTCGTCGCCGGCCGCGGCCGAGGCGCCGGCCCCGGATGGGATCGCGCCGGCCGAGCCCCGCGGCTGA
- a CDS encoding FhaA domain-containing protein produces MGILDNFEKGLERAVNGAFAKTFKSGLQPLEVTAALRRELDTKAAVVARDRILVPNRFRVRLAAADHERFVALGPALLDEFTQLVQQHAAAQHYSFAGGISIQLVQDGSLSTGMVRVESDNMKGAVTWTPVLDINGKRYPLTKGRTIIGRGSDADITVDDTGISRKHVEILWDGKRGQVNDLGSTNGSKLNGQKLGQAPLEPDSVIDLGRTRIVFRVLAQSSDVDQFADLRTEGGR; encoded by the coding sequence TTGGGGATTCTCGACAACTTCGAGAAAGGTCTCGAGCGCGCCGTCAACGGCGCCTTCGCGAAGACCTTCAAGAGCGGCCTGCAGCCTCTCGAGGTCACAGCCGCGCTCCGCCGGGAGCTCGACACGAAGGCCGCCGTCGTCGCGCGCGACCGCATCCTCGTCCCCAACCGCTTCCGGGTGCGCCTCGCCGCCGCCGACCACGAGCGCTTCGTCGCCCTCGGCCCCGCCCTGCTCGACGAGTTCACGCAGCTCGTCCAGCAGCACGCCGCCGCGCAGCACTACTCCTTCGCGGGCGGGATCTCGATCCAGCTCGTGCAGGACGGCTCGCTGAGCACCGGCATGGTCCGCGTCGAGTCCGACAACATGAAGGGCGCCGTCACCTGGACGCCCGTGCTCGACATCAACGGCAAGCGCTACCCGCTCACGAAGGGCCGCACGATCATCGGCCGGGGATCGGATGCGGACATCACCGTGGACGACACCGGCATCTCCCGCAAGCACGTCGAGATCCTCTGGGACGGCAAGCGCGGCCAGGTCAACGACCTCGGCTCGACGAACGGCTCGAAGCTCAACGGGCAGAAGCTGGGCCAGGCGCCGCTCGAGCCGGACTCGGTGATCGACCTCGGCCGGACGCGGATCGTCTTCCGGGTCCTCGCGCAGTCCTCCGACGTCGACCAGTTCGCCGACCTCCGGACGGAGGGCGGCCGTTGA
- a CDS encoding heavy-metal-associated domain-containing protein, with protein sequence MNDIEVLVEGMTCQHCVMSVTEELGELAEVEGVAVELRPGAASRVAITASEPIDGARIRAAVEEAGYTVAGGAA encoded by the coding sequence ATGAACGACATCGAGGTCCTCGTCGAGGGCATGACCTGCCAGCACTGCGTCATGAGCGTCACCGAAGAGCTCGGCGAGCTCGCCGAGGTGGAGGGCGTGGCCGTCGAGCTGCGCCCCGGTGCCGCGAGCCGGGTCGCCATCACCGCATCCGAGCCGATCGACGGGGCGCGCATCCGCGCCGCCGTCGAGGAGGCCGGCTACACCGTGGCCGGCGGCGCCGCGTGA
- a CDS encoding RNA polymerase sigma factor yields the protein MTSDRAAGARAAAGHAARASRARLLALLAAGTRDLALAEDALQGAFEEALARWPQAGVPENPEGWLLAVARNRQRDAWRSAAVRTAAPLEDGEEGAAVDPLAELDPDAIPDRRLALLFTCAHPAIDAGVRTPLMLQTVLGFEAAQVARVFAVPAPTMAQRLVRAKRRIRDAGIPFRIPERREMPERLPGVLEAVYGCFAIAWADADGAGPDAAESMAGEALHLAVALAALLEDEPEAWGLASLVALSLSRAGSRTDAFVPLEEQDPAGWDAALVADGEALLRRAGAASSPHPPGRFELEAAMQAVHADRARTAATDWPALETLSSALLAVAPTLGARVAHAAILGRTRGPDAGLEALRELASAAPADFQPLHAARAELLARAGREEAARAAFRRAAELAPDERSRAYLAGRAGWGRARPVS from the coding sequence GTGACCTCGGACCGGGCGGCGGGGGCGCGCGCGGCGGCCGGGCACGCCGCCCGCGCCTCCCGCGCCCGGCTGCTCGCGCTGCTCGCCGCCGGGACGCGCGACCTCGCGCTCGCGGAGGACGCGCTGCAGGGCGCCTTCGAGGAGGCGCTCGCCCGCTGGCCGCAGGCCGGCGTGCCCGAGAATCCCGAGGGATGGCTGCTCGCGGTGGCGCGCAACCGTCAGCGGGACGCCTGGAGGTCGGCCGCCGTCCGCACCGCGGCCCCGCTCGAGGACGGAGAGGAGGGCGCCGCCGTGGATCCGCTCGCCGAGCTCGACCCCGACGCGATCCCCGATCGCCGGCTCGCACTCCTCTTCACCTGCGCGCATCCGGCGATCGACGCCGGGGTACGCACCCCGCTCATGCTGCAGACGGTGCTCGGCTTCGAGGCCGCGCAGGTGGCGCGGGTGTTCGCGGTGCCGGCGCCGACGATGGCGCAGCGGCTCGTGCGGGCGAAGCGGCGGATCCGGGATGCCGGCATCCCGTTCCGGATCCCGGAGCGGCGCGAGATGCCGGAGCGCCTGCCTGGCGTGCTCGAGGCGGTGTACGGCTGCTTCGCGATCGCCTGGGCGGATGCCGACGGCGCCGGCCCGGACGCGGCGGAGTCGATGGCGGGCGAGGCCCTGCACCTGGCGGTCGCGCTCGCGGCGCTCCTCGAGGACGAGCCGGAGGCCTGGGGGCTCGCGTCGCTCGTCGCGCTGTCGCTGTCGCGCGCCGGCTCCCGGACCGACGCGTTCGTGCCGCTCGAGGAGCAGGATCCGGCGGGCTGGGATGCCGCGCTCGTCGCGGACGGCGAGGCGCTGCTCCGGCGGGCGGGGGCCGCGTCGAGCCCGCACCCGCCCGGCCGCTTCGAGCTCGAGGCGGCGATGCAGGCCGTCCACGCGGATCGCGCGCGCACCGCCGCGACTGACTGGCCGGCGCTCGAGACCCTGTCGTCGGCGCTGCTGGCCGTGGCGCCGACGCTCGGCGCGCGGGTCGCGCACGCCGCGATCCTCGGGCGCACGCGGGGGCCGGATGCCGGACTCGAGGCGCTCCGGGAGCTCGCCTCCGCCGCGCCCGCCGACTTCCAGCCGCTCCACGCGGCACGCGCCGAGCTGCTGGCGCGGGCCGGTCGCGAGGAGGCGGCTCGTGCCGCCTTCCGCCGGGCCGCCGAGCTCGCGCCCGACGAGCGCAGCCGCGCCTACCTCGCGGGACGGGCGGGATGGGGCCGCGCCCGGCCCGTCTCGTAG
- a CDS encoding metal-sensitive transcriptional regulator: protein MHGYTDDKTELLKRLRRAEGQVRGIARMVEEDQYCIDILTQVSAATKALETVALTLLDDHLSHCVAEATKEGGEVAEEKIREASAAIARLVRS, encoded by the coding sequence ATGCACGGCTACACCGACGACAAGACCGAGCTCCTCAAGCGCCTCCGCCGCGCCGAGGGCCAGGTGCGCGGCATCGCGCGCATGGTCGAGGAGGACCAGTACTGCATCGACATCCTCACCCAGGTGTCCGCCGCCACGAAGGCGCTCGAGACCGTCGCCCTCACCCTTCTCGACGACCACCTCTCGCACTGCGTCGCCGAGGCGACGAAGGAGGGCGGCGAGGTCGCCGAGGAGAAGATCCGCGAGGCGAGCGCCGCGATCGCGCGGCTCGTCCGCTCGTAG
- a CDS encoding PP2C family protein-serine/threonine phosphatase has product MATPTSAAVSHVGKIRSSNQDSGYTGRHLFLVADGMGGHAGGDVASAIAAKRIAEADREYESATDAEFALQSALIAANSLLAETVFEHSELTGMGTTVSGLVRVGDQIAMAHIGDSRIYLYRDDELSQISADHTFVQRLVDSGRITPEEAAVHPRRSVLMRVLGDVDAAPEIDTSILTTLPGDRWLVCSDGLSSYVSDEKIAAILASAPRTQDAADRLVRESLDHGAPDNVTVVLLDITDDEDAPLARPELVGSASQPLSFEAETTRRPLNLPTLLLHPLKATKPDPSHFEPESEDYLVELIEEDKRRARRRRIAWLSMVAVAIAAIVAAALLAYQWTQAHYFVGEDEGRVAIFQGVQQDIGPIPLSSVYQTTTIELSELPSFQRQSVEATISADNLREANDIVARLASAAGQ; this is encoded by the coding sequence TTGGCGACCCCCACGAGCGCGGCCGTCTCCCATGTCGGCAAGATCCGGTCCAGCAACCAGGATTCCGGCTACACGGGCCGGCACCTCTTCCTCGTGGCGGACGGCATGGGCGGCCACGCGGGCGGCGACGTCGCCTCCGCGATCGCGGCGAAGCGCATCGCCGAGGCCGACCGCGAGTACGAGTCGGCGACGGATGCGGAGTTCGCCCTCCAGTCGGCGCTCATCGCCGCGAACTCGCTGCTCGCCGAGACCGTCTTCGAGCACTCCGAGCTCACCGGCATGGGCACGACGGTGTCGGGGCTCGTCCGCGTCGGCGATCAGATCGCGATGGCGCACATCGGCGACAGCCGCATCTACCTGTACCGCGACGACGAGCTCTCGCAGATCAGCGCCGACCACACCTTCGTGCAGCGCCTCGTCGACTCGGGCCGCATCACGCCGGAGGAGGCGGCGGTCCACCCGCGGCGCTCGGTGCTCATGCGGGTGCTCGGGGATGTCGACGCCGCCCCCGAGATCGACACCTCCATCCTGACGACCCTCCCCGGCGACCGGTGGCTGGTCTGCTCGGACGGCCTCTCCAGCTACGTCTCCGACGAGAAGATCGCCGCGATCCTCGCGAGCGCACCCCGGACGCAGGACGCCGCCGACCGGCTCGTCCGCGAGAGCCTCGACCACGGCGCCCCCGACAACGTGACGGTCGTCCTCCTCGACATCACCGACGACGAGGACGCGCCGCTCGCCCGGCCGGAGCTGGTCGGCTCCGCGAGCCAGCCGCTCAGCTTCGAGGCCGAGACGACGCGGCGGCCGCTCAACCTGCCGACGCTGCTGCTGCATCCCCTCAAGGCGACGAAGCCCGATCCCTCCCACTTCGAGCCGGAGAGCGAGGACTACCTCGTCGAGCTCATCGAGGAGGACAAGCGGCGGGCCCGACGTCGGCGGATCGCGTGGCTGTCGATGGTGGCGGTCGCGATCGCGGCGATCGTCGCGGCGGCCCTCCTCGCCTACCAGTGGACGCAGGCGCACTACTTCGTCGGCGAGGACGAGGGCCGCGTCGCGATCTTCCAGGGCGTCCAGCAGGACATCGGGCCGATCCCGCTCTCGAGCGTCTACCAGACGACGACGATCGAGCTCTCGGAGCTCCCGAGCTTCCAGCGACAGTCCGTCGAGGCGACCATCAGCGCCGACAACCTCCGCGAGGCGAACGACATCGTCGCCCGCCTCGCCTCGGCCGCGGGTCAGTAG